One region of Emys orbicularis isolate rEmyOrb1 chromosome 4, rEmyOrb1.hap1, whole genome shotgun sequence genomic DNA includes:
- the LPXN gene encoding leupaxin, translated as MDDLDALLEELEQSSKEPKGGYCLLTHSSSEQRPAAAVPETGTVQNEKLVASGTRKVQPALNTRLQESDDKNVYSEVPTPQLSLPSPPPPTAAQQLDELLSHLGQMQSKISAVGSAAEPERAKGPSAVGPSTGSTLESMLGDLTQELQDLGITAVPKGDCASCRKPIAGKMITALGKTWHPEHFTCTQCGQEIGSTAFYERGGLAYCGEDYHQLFSPRCAYCAAPILEKVLTAMDKTWHPEHFFCAHCGKVFSNDGFHEKNGKPYCQKDFLAMFSPKCRACERPVMENYLSALQGVWHPECFVCGDCFSSFTTGSFFELDGRPYCELHFHERQGSVCHGCGKPITGRCISAMGRRFHPEHFICAFCLSQLQKGTFQDHGDKAYCHACYSKLFV; from the exons ATGGACGACTTGG ATGCTTTGCTGGAAGAACTGGAACAAAGCTCTAAGGAGCCCAAAGGGGGCTATTGCCTTCTGACACACAGCTCCAGTGAGCAGAGACCAGCCGCAGCAGTGCCCGAGACAGGCACTGTCCAGAACGAGAAGCTAGTCGCCTCAGGGACCCGTAAG GTACAGCCTGCATTAAATACTCGGCTCCAGGAATCAGATGACAAAAATGTCTACAG TGAGGTTCCAACTCCGCAGCTGTcgcttccttcccctcctcccccgacgGCTGCTCAACAACTGGATGAGCTCTTATCCCATTTGGGCCAGATGCAGTCCAAG ATCTCAGCGGTGGGTTCTGCCGCGGAGCCGGAACGTGCCAAGGGGCCATCAGCAGTGGGGCCAAGTACCGGCAGCACCCTTGAGAGCATGCTGGGGGACCTGACGCAAGAGCTGCAGGACCTCGGCATCACTGCCGTGCCTAAGGGCGACTGTGCTTCCTGCCGCAAACCCATCGCTGGAAAG ATGATCACTGCTCTGGGGAAGACGTGGCATCCCGAGCACTTCACCTGCACCCAGTGTGGACAGGAGATCGGCTCCACCGCTTTCTACGAGCGAGGCGGACTGGCGTACTGCGGGGAGGATTATCACCAGCTTTTCTCCCCCCGCTGTGCCTACTGTGCCGCGCCCATCCTGGAG AAAGTCCTGACGGCCATGGACAAGACTTGGCACCCGGAGCACTTCTTCTGTGCTCACTGTGGGAAGGTGTTCAGCAATGATG GTTTCCATGAGAAGAACGGGAAGCCATACTGCCAGAAGGACTTCCTGGCCATGTTCTCTCCTAAATGCAGAGCCTGTGAGCGGCCCGTGATGGAGAACTACCTGTCCGCACTCCAGGGCGTCTGGCACCCCGAGTGCTTTGTGTGTGGG gacTGTTTCAGCAGCTTCACCACCGGCTCCTTCTTTGAGCTAGACGGCCGCCCCTACTGCGAGCTTCACTTCCACGAGCGCCAGGGCTCGGTGTGCCACGGCTGTGGGAAGCCCATCACCGGGCGCTGCATCAGCGCCATGGGGCGCCGGTTCCACCCCGAGCACTTCATCTGCGCCTTCTGTCTGAGCCAGCTGCAGAAGGGCACCTTCCAGGACCATGGCGACAAAGCCTACTGCCACGCCTGCTACAGCAAGCTCTTCGTGTGA